In Phreatobacter stygius, a genomic segment contains:
- a CDS encoding RNA-binding protein: MTANDDTHELSLDGGPLVRRGEAERTCIVNRQAATPDRLMRFVVGPDEAVVPDLKARLPGRGAWLTPTRVALAEAIKRKLFARAFKRDVTVSAELPDLIDRLLENQALEALSLANKAGAVVTGFAKVDAAIAKGHLAGLVHATDAGDDGVRKMAQAIYRNRDDEDDALPRVALFTSTQLDLALGRMNVVHAALLAGGPSSNFLARCTALEVFRTGDLTGGASPASVNEPKH, encoded by the coding sequence ATGACGGCGAATGACGATACGCATGAGCTCTCCCTCGACGGCGGACCTTTGGTCCGCCGCGGCGAGGCCGAGCGCACCTGCATCGTCAACCGGCAGGCGGCGACGCCGGACCGGTTGATGCGTTTCGTCGTTGGTCCGGATGAAGCCGTGGTGCCGGACCTGAAGGCTCGCCTGCCGGGACGCGGGGCCTGGCTGACGCCGACCCGGGTGGCCTTGGCCGAGGCGATCAAACGCAAGCTGTTTGCCCGTGCCTTCAAGCGCGACGTGACGGTTTCGGCCGAGCTGCCCGATCTGATCGATCGCCTGCTCGAGAACCAGGCCCTGGAGGCGCTGTCGCTTGCCAACAAGGCCGGCGCCGTGGTGACCGGCTTCGCCAAGGTAGACGCGGCGATCGCCAAGGGGCATCTTGCCGGCCTCGTCCACGCCACCGATGCCGGCGACGACGGGGTGCGAAAGATGGCCCAGGCCATTTATCGCAACCGGGATGACGAGGACGACGCACTGCCGCGCGTCGCCTTGTTCACCTCGACGCAATTGGATTTGGCATTGGGGCGCATGAATGTGGTACATGCAGCGCTGCTCGCCGGCGGGCCGAGCTCAAATTTTCTCGCGCGCTGCACGGCCCTCGAGGTTTTCCGCACCGGTGACCTGACCGGCGGAGCATCTCCGGCTTCCGTCAACGAGCCGAAACACTGA
- the nusA gene encoding transcription termination factor NusA → MAVSANRLELLQIADAVAREKQIDRQIVLEAMEDAIQKAARSRYGQETEVRAEINGKTGEIRLSRLLLVVDQVENLATQIATEEARRRNPAAQPGDWIAETLPPFDFGRIAAQSAKQVIVQKVREAERDRQFDEYKDRVGEIVNGLVRRVEYGNVVVDLGRGEGIIRRDELIPREMFRNGDRVRAYLFDVRREQRGPQIFLSRTHPQFMAKLFGQEVPEIYDGIVEIKAVARDPGSRAKIAVVSRDSSIDPVGACVGMRGSRVQAVVAELQGEKVDIIPWNPDIATFVVNALAPAEVAKVVLDEDRERIEVVVPDPQLSLAIGRRGQNVRLASQLTGWDIDILTEQEESERRQAEFEARTKLFMASLDVDEVVGQLLTSEGFRTVEEVAYVDLADLAGIEGFDEETATELQRRALDYIAKIEAEHDAKRKALGVADDLREVDGVTTAMMVKLGENDVKSLEDFAGCVPDDLVGWSERKDGQTTKHAGFLDGFELSKDEAESMIMSARVKAGWIEAPAEEPAHEEAEA, encoded by the coding sequence ATGGCCGTCTCAGCCAACCGCCTCGAATTGCTTCAGATCGCCGACGCCGTCGCTCGTGAAAAACAGATCGACCGGCAGATCGTGCTCGAAGCGATGGAGGATGCGATCCAGAAGGCGGCGCGTTCGCGCTATGGCCAGGAGACCGAGGTGCGCGCCGAGATCAACGGCAAGACCGGCGAAATCCGGTTGTCGCGCCTGCTCCTGGTCGTCGACCAGGTCGAGAACCTGGCCACGCAGATCGCCACCGAAGAGGCCCGCCGGCGCAATCCGGCGGCTCAGCCGGGCGACTGGATCGCCGAGACCCTGCCGCCCTTCGATTTCGGCCGCATCGCCGCCCAGTCGGCCAAGCAGGTCATCGTGCAGAAAGTGCGCGAGGCCGAGCGTGACCGGCAGTTCGACGAGTACAAGGATCGTGTCGGTGAGATCGTCAACGGCCTGGTCCGCCGGGTCGAATATGGCAATGTGGTCGTCGATCTCGGCCGCGGCGAAGGCATCATCCGCCGCGACGAGCTGATCCCGCGCGAAATGTTCCGCAACGGCGATCGCGTGCGCGCCTATCTGTTCGACGTCCGCCGCGAGCAGCGCGGCCCGCAGATCTTCCTGTCGCGCACCCATCCGCAGTTCATGGCCAAGCTGTTCGGCCAGGAAGTGCCCGAAATCTATGACGGCATCGTCGAAATCAAGGCGGTCGCCCGCGACCCGGGCTCCCGCGCCAAGATCGCGGTGGTGTCACGCGACAGCTCCATCGATCCGGTCGGCGCCTGCGTCGGCATGCGCGGCTCGCGCGTCCAGGCGGTGGTCGCCGAGCTTCAGGGCGAAAAGGTCGACATCATCCCGTGGAATCCGGACATTGCCACTTTCGTGGTCAATGCCCTGGCGCCTGCGGAAGTCGCCAAGGTCGTGCTCGACGAGGATCGCGAGCGCATCGAGGTGGTGGTGCCGGATCCGCAGCTGTCGCTGGCCATTGGCCGTCGCGGCCAGAACGTGCGGCTTGCCTCGCAGCTGACCGGCTGGGATATCGATATCCTGACCGAGCAGGAAGAGAGCGAGCGGCGCCAGGCCGAGTTCGAAGCCCGCACCAAGCTGTTCATGGCCTCGCTCGACGTCGACGAAGTCGTCGGCCAGTTGCTCACCTCGGAAGGATTCCGTACGGTCGAGGAGGTCGCCTATGTCGATCTCGCCGATCTCGCCGGCATCGAGGGCTTCGACGAAGAGACCGCAACGGAATTGCAGCGCCGCGCGCTCGACTACATCGCCAAGATCGAGGCCGAGCACGATGCCAAGCGCAAGGCGCTGGGCGTGGCCGACGATCTGCGCGAGGTCGATGGCGTGACCACGGCCATGATGGTCAAGCTCGGCGAGAATGACGTCAAGTCGCTCGAGGATTTCGCCGGTTGCGTTCCCGACGACCTGGTCGGCTGGTCCGAACGCAAGGACGGCCAGACCACCAAACATGCCGGCTTCCTCGACGGTTTCGAACTGTCGAAGGACGAGGCCGAAAGCATGATCATGTCGGCCCGCGTCAAGGCCGGCTGGATCGAAGCGCCGGCGGAAGAGCCGGCGCATGAGGAAGCCGAGGCCTGA
- the rimP gene encoding ribosome maturation factor RimP: protein MSADDPRLIVETGVAARVAAIVEPVLEGLGFRLVRVRVSGASGGGSTLQIMAERPDGTFTIDDCEAASRALSPVLDVEDPIIEAYNLEMSSPGIDRPLVRAGDFDRWAGYEARIEMAVAQDGRKRFRGIVEGSAGTGARLKRTDVKGDEAPDVVLPIEEIGEARLILNDDLIREALRRAKAAGRSIEDDEDFDEDDEDDGEDSFALPEPDNENDPSDAFIVVRPTTPRPVKATPVPKKSKPGWNTGGPKGPKPKGPGRHAKPKPTR, encoded by the coding sequence TTGTCGGCGGATGACCCGCGCCTGATCGTCGAGACCGGAGTGGCCGCACGCGTGGCGGCCATCGTCGAGCCTGTCCTGGAAGGTTTGGGCTTCCGGCTGGTGCGCGTGCGCGTGTCCGGCGCCAGTGGCGGCGGTTCGACCCTGCAGATCATGGCCGAGCGTCCGGACGGCACTTTCACCATTGACGATTGCGAGGCGGCCAGCCGCGCGCTGTCGCCGGTGCTCGATGTGGAAGATCCGATCATCGAGGCCTATAATCTGGAAATGTCGTCGCCGGGGATCGATCGGCCGCTGGTTCGCGCTGGCGATTTCGATCGCTGGGCCGGCTACGAGGCGCGCATCGAAATGGCGGTGGCGCAGGATGGCCGCAAGCGTTTCAGGGGCATTGTCGAGGGTTCGGCCGGCACCGGCGCGCGCCTGAAGCGGACCGACGTCAAGGGCGACGAGGCCCCCGACGTGGTCCTGCCGATCGAAGAGATCGGCGAAGCGCGGCTGATCCTGAACGATGACCTTATCCGCGAGGCGCTGCGCCGCGCCAAGGCGGCCGGCCGGTCGATCGAGGACGACGAAGACTTCGACGAGGACGACGAGGACGACGGCGAGGACAGTTTCGCGCTGCCCGAGCCGGACAATGAAAACGATCCGTCGGACGCCTTCATCGTGGTCCGTCCGACAACCCCGCGTCCCGTCAAGGCGACGCCGGTTCCGAAGAAATCGAAGCCCGGCTGGAACACCGGCGGGCCCAAAGGTCCGAAGCCGAAAGGCCCGGGCCGTCACGCCAAACCAAAGCCGACCCGCTAA
- a CDS encoding TIGR02300 family protein: MARPELGVKRICPTTGKKFYDLNRDPIISPYTGEVLQRVIFEPTTRRGAAAAAAAAAKPAPAEDDDAELENTDVELVSLEEADDEATAPGKAVPVEDDELDVEVEDDGADDDTFLEEDEDEGDDVADLIGEGIETDDEQ, encoded by the coding sequence TTGGCGAGACCGGAACTCGGCGTGAAGCGCATCTGCCCGACCACGGGCAAGAAGTTCTATGATTTGAACCGCGACCCCATCATTTCGCCCTATACCGGCGAAGTGCTGCAGCGCGTGATATTCGAGCCGACCACCCGTCGTGGTGCCGCAGCAGCGGCCGCGGCCGCCGCCAAGCCGGCGCCGGCCGAGGACGACGATGCCGAGCTCGAAAATACCGACGTCGAGCTGGTCAGCCTGGAAGAGGCTGACGATGAAGCCACGGCGCCGGGCAAGGCCGTGCCTGTCGAGGACGACGAACTGGACGTCGAGGTCGAGGATGACGGCGCCGATGACGATACCTTCCTCGAAGAAGACGAGGATGAGGGCGACGATGTCGCCGATCTGATCGGCGAAGGCATCGAGACCGACGACGAGCAGTGA
- the aroA gene encoding 3-phosphoshikimate 1-carboxyvinyltransferase, translating into MSATETKMPMTSSRGKALAGTVTVPGDKSISHRALMFGLLTVGETRITGLLEGEDVINTAKACRALGARIERTGPGAWTVHGVGVGGLVQSAEALDFGNSGTGCRLMMGVVGCHPIRATFDGDASLRKRPMRRALDPLELFGVRVVAQGEGGRLPITIEGPRDAVPVVYESPVASAQVKSAVLLAGLNAPGVTSVIEKEATRDHTERMLSHFGASVTVTPHGAHGRRIDLVGQPELKPAPVVVPADPSSAAFPLVAAAIVPGSDVTITGVMMNTLRTGLITTLIEMGAAIEQLNPRIESGEDIADLRVRGSRLTGVDVPAHRAPSMIDEYPILAVAAAFAHGTTRMRGLHELRVKESDRLAAVADGLAAAGVDYAIDGDDLIVEGTGRAPGGGTVATHMDHRIAMSFLVMGLATDQPMSVDDTGFIVTSFPDFIPLMRRLGADFA; encoded by the coding sequence GTGAGCGCAACCGAAACCAAGATGCCGATGACCTCGAGCCGAGGCAAGGCCCTTGCCGGCACCGTGACCGTGCCCGGCGACAAGTCGATTTCGCATCGCGCCTTGATGTTCGGGCTTCTGACCGTCGGCGAAACCCGCATCACCGGCCTGCTCGAGGGCGAGGACGTGATCAACACGGCCAAGGCCTGCCGGGCGCTGGGCGCAAGGATCGAACGCACCGGCCCTGGCGCCTGGACCGTGCACGGCGTTGGTGTCGGCGGCCTGGTCCAGTCGGCGGAAGCGCTTGATTTCGGCAATTCCGGCACCGGTTGCCGCCTGATGATGGGCGTGGTCGGCTGCCATCCGATCCGCGCCACGTTCGACGGCGATGCTTCGCTGAGGAAGCGCCCGATGCGCCGGGCGCTCGATCCCCTGGAATTGTTCGGCGTTCGTGTGGTCGCGCAGGGCGAAGGCGGCCGTCTGCCGATCACCATCGAAGGCCCGAGAGACGCCGTGCCGGTCGTCTACGAATCACCGGTCGCTTCAGCGCAGGTCAAATCGGCGGTGCTGCTGGCTGGCCTCAACGCGCCTGGTGTCACCAGCGTGATCGAGAAGGAAGCCACCCGCGACCATACCGAGCGCATGCTGAGCCATTTCGGCGCCAGCGTGACCGTGACGCCTCATGGCGCCCATGGCCGGCGCATCGACCTTGTCGGCCAGCCCGAGCTGAAGCCGGCCCCGGTGGTGGTGCCGGCCGATCCGTCTTCCGCCGCCTTTCCGCTGGTCGCGGCCGCCATCGTTCCGGGCTCGGATGTGACCATTACCGGCGTGATGATGAACACGCTGCGCACCGGCCTGATCACCACGCTGATCGAGATGGGCGCCGCGATCGAACAGCTCAACCCACGGATCGAATCGGGCGAGGACATCGCGGATCTCCGGGTGCGCGGCTCGAGGCTCACCGGTGTCGACGTGCCCGCCCATCGCGCACCCTCGATGATCGACGAATATCCGATACTGGCGGTGGCCGCCGCCTTCGCCCATGGCACCACCCGCATGCGTGGCCTGCACGAATTGCGGGTCAAGGAATCCGATCGGCTCGCAGCGGTTGCCGACGGCCTGGCGGCGGCCGGCGTCGACTATGCGATCGACGGCGACGACCTGATCGTCGAGGGCACCGGCCGGGCTCCCGGCGGTGGCACCGTGGCGACCCATATGGACCACCGCATCGCCATGAGCTTCCTGGTCATGGGCCTCGCCACCGATCAGCCGATGAGCGTCGACGACACCGGCTTCATCGTCACCAGTTTCCCGGATTTCATCCCGCTGATGCGCCGGCTGGGGGCCGATTTCGCATGA